GGCCTGTGATGGGGCATTATTTGAATCTGAAAAGATAAACCAGTCTCTCTGACGTATTTGTGCGAGAATCTGTCTGGTCGTGAGCATTTTGAACGATCTCTGCATGAGGGCTTTGTTCAAACGGCGGAGATCTAGGATGGGGCTGAGACCGCCATCCTTCTTTGGGACGAGGAAATATCTGCTTTAGAAACCTGCATCGCAGGAACGGAGGCTGAAGCGGCGAGGAGATAGCCGGCCTCTGTCTGCGAGGCAGATGTATGAAAGTATTTTTGAGTCAAAACGACTGAACGCTTGTgacagtgcgatttgtagttgtagagataagccacacatgtgtatcagtaaatttgaagtcacagagagaaatgtttaaagagttgcaaacctgtaaactttttttttctctcccacaaacacaacacaacagttacaccttctcaaattcttcattgcaggtgcacaaatcctattctacaaatcacgaATTAAGAAACTTGTACGCTCACATTATTgatacaattgctgcagtgaatatgGTGCAAAACGTATTTACACACTCGAAATATGAAGTCGTGGAGAAATTTTgcacatccgcaaatcagtacgtgaattcatccaatgagagttgcacacttgtagaatattttctcagaaatgtcttgtatatttttctaacacaagtacataactacagctgcttgcatctgctgcgatgaatctcaaacactgtttttcgctttcaTGTGACAAGTTTCGTGCTCtgccttttgcaccgagatatttggttcaaaagtgatttgtgcatctgtagaggaaGTGGGctggactgtttagagattagagaatttcagccaatcagaagagctactttggGTCGTTGCTgagtagggggaggctgcagacctggagccggtagatatacgccccaagcagttttacgcccctgttgttcctatataaaatatataatcacacacccatataatcacacacacaaacaaacgtaaagaagaataaaattcatttatttgtacataatttatacatacatattatgtacattaacaacaaCCCATCCCAACCCAACCCAATCCATTCATTTAGGAATTTGCAggcatattttctctttttattcgccatgtctcttctttcttccttttcCCCTTCATCTTCTGCTTCTTTTTCCGTTCTGAATTTGCCGCGCTTGACTTCGAGGTGTAACCTTTATTATTGTTCGGTCTGAAACGGCGCCCAGTGACTGATTGAGTAGCAATATTGTTGTCCGGGTGGAAATCGGGAGAAAGGTCAGCCCGGGAGATTTTCGGGTGGGGCTTTGAAATTTGGGAGTCTCCCGGAAAAATTTATGCTTATAACTCAAACATCAACTCTCTAGAGTCTAGACTGTCCTTTAGAATCTAGAAGATTGGCACCGCAGTACCATTTAGTGTCTTGGTGAAacatcacaatattattatttgttctaaAGGTTATAGTTCAGTAAAAGTTAATTCAGTTTCCCTAAGGAAACATAAAAGGCCTGATTTTAACTGGAGTCAGCACTGATATGGTATCCTATGTAGGGACATGGTGAAGAAACAAATGACAAACCTATATACTGGACATAAATCTGTTTTGTCCATTTGCTGTCTTTAAATATATCACAATTCACAATGTATCCTTAAATCCACTGTACTTTTTTGTAAAGATTATACTAATAGAAAACCTTATATTTTTCTCTTCTAGTCAATggggtgagcgtgatttcaccaagtaaaacatgttcctggatcagcaTCCATTTTGATCCTGGAACaatattccaatcaaccaatcatagAGATTTTACTTTTTAGTCAGATTTAGGCTTACAGTCAggattaggtgcttctacacccttggaaataagctatcatttccctctgattttaaaataaattatgttccaGGAACAtttcttacttggcaaaatcaatgtgaccagtcactggggTACCAGCTTTGTTTCAAGCCCCTCCTTTGATGATGACATCACTTGAAGCCTATAAAGCCATTCTTATAACTATACATTAAATCCTCgcaagacagttttttttttaaatgcatttattgatttGAGGAGTGTTTCAGTATTTAGAAGAGAATCAAGttgataaaatatttaagaaaagttTAGTTTTAGAATAACACTAGTAAACATAAGATCAGAACATGCAAATGTAGTAAAATCACTACATGGAGCAGGATGTAGTAACCATGGAGCAGGATGACTGCATGTGATCTCACAGGTATTTAGCACAAACATAACCCTGTTCGGTTAAACAGGGTACATCATTCCAACGGTCATCTatggatataaaaaaataaaatatgtcattCTCATCATCATTGCCATGTtagaatcaaaataaaatagaatgtttAAGACATGTTTGAAAAATGAACAATTTCACATTACAGGACTGTCCATAGTAGTTGTAGGTGAGCTCCCCACAGTTCTCAGTTTTCTTATTGTCAGGTTGTCCAGGGGCCCAGTAGGTGTAGTCAAATGGAGTACCATCAGTCCACAACCACTCTCCTTCCTAAAGAGCAAAGACAGCTGTTATAAGAGTGTTCTACTGTACTTAGACTCCATTTAGAAGGTCATTTAGTTTGGCATTGAAGAAGTCAAACCATCTTCATTACAAACTTTAGAGATTTCAGTCATGACAAACAAACTagacaaagcaaataaaaaaggCCACAAAACTTACTTGTTCAGCATCATGAGTACCAATCCAACATTGTGTGGTAGAAGGCAACAGACTCAGGAGAAAATCCTGTTCTATTTTACTATGTACAGATGCGAGATTTGCATCTAGACTTTGGCATTTCCTCTAAAGACATAGATTTTTTATTGTCAATACAAAATACAGTCTTTTTTAGCATAAAGCatctttaaacaatatttttattgattttcacaCAAAGTCAGGTCTAACTGGTTATTCATCATTATTTGTGATCTGtcaaatttatttacaaaaagaaagtcttatttttaaaataataaaaactaactaACAGTTTACCTCTGCTGTGACCCAGTTGACAGCCTGAGAGAAGAACTTGTAGCATCGGACTCCAAAATGTGTCCATCCATAGGGacatttttttactaaatgtatTATCCAGTAAATAAACAtaggaaatattaaaataatattaagataAATATTAGTTGGTTTCTTGCTATCCTTCTCTATAAAGCTACAAAACATCAAAGGTTTGGcagaaaagcatttcaaattaattacgaggagtttttacaaataaatatatttgttacctTCTGCTTTCCCCATGGAGAACACAATGAAAAGAAGCAGAAGACTTCTCAGCATTGCcatgataaaactgaaaaataaaatgtaagcattaatttttttttaagtattttaagtattATACTGCACATTGTGGATtgtcaatgcatttaaaaaaataatctatgtcAAAAGGTTATTAAGTAGGTCTCTGTGTCAAAACTCACCTTGGTTTTCAAATGGTTGCCTTCAGAATCTCAGAGGAAGATTTTGTGAAGTTCAATAAGGAGCCTGGTTTTATACTTTCCTTTAAGTCAAGATTGGATAAGTCACGTGGATCAGAAGCGTCACGTGCCTCCTCAGATTTCTGGGCCAAGTTGACTTTGAAAGCAGCTTCTAAAAGACAATACAACACAAACCTTAATTCACAACTGAAAAATCTGTGCTTTATGGtaattattatattctatatatatatatatatatatatatatatatatatatatatatatatatatatatatatatatatgcatatgtgtgtaatacaacataaattacatgtacttacatgtTACATCAAAAAGTAAgagtcaaaataatatttttatattcaaaagtgttttaaaagagTTGTTACCTTCAACTCCTCAGTTGATATTCTCCCACATGTTTATGCTGGTGGCTGTCATGATGGGAATTCCATAAGAGATGTCTTTTACAGGGGTGGAATTTATTGGCACAAAACTCTTCCTCAAAGAGTTTATAGCCTATGAGAAGCTGTCAgtgctaaaaacaacaacaacagatttaATGGCATTTTAGAAGATGGTGTAGCTAAAAATTGGCTCTCAGTAAGTATTAATGTCTCatcaaattatgtataaatacacagttaataaacataataaatagtCAAATGCACACTCTGAAAAGTATGTTGTCCAAATTACTTGCAGATTACCAGACtctttttaagagattttaatgCCATaattaatcacctattttcgtttgaCGCATAATTTAATCACGCtaaaaattaaattctgtttgtgagaagaaaaaaaaatacatgtcatGTATAAGTTGcagtttattacatttagaaataataacggctggcctataatgtaccaacaggatatttttagttcccttcactttacaacaaatcgtttcaatttaacaaatttatcagaacaaaacaataatttaaaatatataattctaatggataaatatagttgcaacatataataataatataggcttagctataaacaaatagtaataataataatttaagcgAAACATAAAGTAAGGTTGggttctctcattctctcactcgggagaaatccaaacgttgccatattcgtgatgttgcccatttgaagttTAACTATTGTTCATGAGGTAAACTAGGCTTTGTAGTTCACACGTTTCAATAATGAGCAAAATGCCAAAGTGAACCACTGCTTGCGCTGGATGTCACGTTGAACGgttgctgtttccagtgaatatgtgcatgAGGCACCAGTgagatcaaacagctgaaacagaaaaaactaaatttttggtcacacgtaaggcataattcaaaaatgcaaagttagcagaataaaataaaactaccaataggagttgtttcagtgtgataaagcagcgaaatgtatttagttttactgttgttaatgattataatatttaacatatacctttagattttataataggtatcatgactaaaatattttaaaatgctattaaataataatcatcttaaataatttaatataaataatttaaaagtttgttaacctttttcaaccatttagcattaaacatttttaacgttgtttcattaaaacaactgactttatttcaaccatatttcaacgttgataGTTGGTCAtatgctggaagtttttcaacaattcggctttaaacgttgaatgttctttgataatgtaaatgataatgaaagtgttaaaatatacaatattgttattcaaatttacattaaatgcaaattcagttgtattaaaatattttatggcatgatatggcacttaagtaaaaagtcgagtttttatgtgtatttaatagattacactatgCCCATCAccatatatttatcaaataatctatgaaggtgcaaaacgcgtttacttgcatatatttgagaatagagatatttcctgatatattaatcatgtttggaattgtttttaataaaaaggaaaataaattaataaaacttagttatacagtgcatatatatatatatatatatatatatatatatatatatatatatatatatatatatatatatatatatatatataggcctaattatttactgtttaataacaatatcatgcatatAATTCTTTGTGTAAaaatcttcttttaatttttgatgagtagactgtaTGTCACGGTCATTttgaccgtggtggaccggttaTCGAAGGCGGCTCATTTCATTCCCTTccccaaattaccctcagccaagaAGACAGCATTGACCGTTGTAGACCACGTCTTTTgcttacatggcctcccgatggacgtgtccaaattttggcaagagtTTTGTAAATTACTGGGAGCGACTGTCAGTCTGTCCTCAGTGTTTCAGAGTAATGGCCAAaacgagagagccaaccaagatttagagagggtgttgcgatgtttggtcttaCCTCATGGAGTCAACAAATTTCAATGGTGGAGTACGCTCACAATACATTACCAGTGTCGTCCCCAGGCCTATCTCCATTTGAATGTAGTTaaggttaccagccaccaatttttcccagTCTAGAAtttgaagtcgcggtcccctccgcccACGCCTTCGTCCAGAAGTGTCACCACACATGGACTAGAGCCCATGAGACTCTATTCCAAGTGGGGGCATGCACCAAGGCTAAAGCCGATAgtcaccggtcaaagcctcccgcaTACG
This genomic interval from Carassius auratus strain Wakin unplaced genomic scaffold, ASM336829v1 scaf_tig00214259, whole genome shotgun sequence contains the following:
- the LOC113091638 gene encoding galactose-specific lectin nattectin-like translates to MAMLRSLLLLFIVFSMGKAEVKKCPYGWTHFGVRCYKFFSQAVNWVTAERKCQSLDANLASVHSKIEQDFLLSLLPSTTQCWIGTHDAEQEGEWLWTDGTPFDYTYWAPGQPDNKKTENCGELTYNYYGQSYDRWNDVPCLTEQGYVCAKYL